Proteins encoded by one window of Melospiza melodia melodia isolate bMelMel2 chromosome 9, bMelMel2.pri, whole genome shotgun sequence:
- the A1CF gene encoding APOBEC1 complementation factor isoform X1, whose amino-acid sequence MESNHKSGDGLTGTQKEAALRALIQRTGYNLIQENGQRKYGGPPPGWDGPPPERGCEIFIGKLPRDLFEDELIPLCEKIGKIYEMRMMMDFNGNNRGYAFVTFSNKQEAKNAIKTLNNYEIRNGRLLGVCASVDNCRLFVGGIPKTKKREEILAEMKKVTDGVVDVIVYPSAADKTKNRGFAFVEYESHRAAAMARRKLLPGRIQLWGHPIAVDWAEPEVEVDEDTMSSVKILYVRNLMLSTTEETIEKEFNSIKPGAVERVKKIRDYAFVHFNKREHAVEAMKALNGKVLDGSPIEVTLAKPVDKDSYVRYTRGTGGRAPVLQGDYTYTLGHLYDPATAYLGAPVFYAPQAYAAIPNLHFPAAKGLGGRSILRPPSVRGAAGVRGLGGRGYLAFPGVGRGYHLKGDKRGEEKLYDLLPGMELTPMNHVTLKPQGIKLAPQILEEICQKNNWGQPVYQLHSAIGQDQRQLFLYKITIPALASQNPTIHPFTPPKLSAYIDEAKTYAAEYTLQTLGIPVEGAEVPPAAPAFPGYTIANAAATVTATQLKQAVTLGQDLATYATYEAYPAFAVAARSDGYGAF is encoded by the exons ATGGAATCAAATCACAAATCCGGGGATGGATTGACCGGCACACAGAAAGAAGCCGCCCTCCGTGCGTTAATTCAGCGAACGGGATATAATTTGATCCAG GAAAATGGGCAGAGGAAATATGGGGGACCACCACCGGGCTGGGATGGCCCTCCACCAGAGAGGGGCTGTGAGATCTTCATTGGGAAACTGCCCCGAGACCTCTTTGAGGATGAACTCATCCCCCTCTGTGAAAAG ATTGGCAAAATCTAtgagatgaggatgatgatggacTTCAATGGCAACAACAGGGGCTACGCCTTTGTGACCTTCTCCAATAAACAGGAGGCCAAGAATGCTATAAAGACACTCAATAATTATGAAATCAG GAACGGGAGGCTCCTGGGCGTGTGTGCCAGCGTGGACAACTGCCGCCTGTTCGTGGGGGGCATCCCCAAAACCAAGAAGAGGGAGGAGATCCTGGCAGAGATGAAGAAGGTCACGGACGGCGTCGTGGACGTCATCGTCTACCCCAGCGCGGCCGATAAAACCAAAAACAGGGGCTTTGCCTTCGTGGAGTACGAGAGCCACCGGGCAgcagccatggccaggaggaAGCTGCTCCCAG GAAGGATCCAGCTGTGGGGACACCCCATTGCCGTGGACTGGGCAGAGCCAGAGGTGGAGGTGGATGAAGACACCATGTCCTCAGTGAAGATCCTCTACGTGAGGAACCTCATGCTCTCCACCACCGAGGAGACCATTGAGAAGGAGTTCAACAGCATCAAACCAG GTGCAGTGGAGAGAGTAAAGAAAATTAGAGACTACGCCTTTGTGCACTTTAATAAAAGAGAACACGCAGTGGAGGCCATGAAAGCCTTGAATGGGAAG GTGCTGGATGGCTCCCCCATCGAGGTGACCTTGGCCAAGCCGGTGGACAAGGACAGCTATGTGAGGTACACGCGTGGCACGGGTGGCAGGGccccggtgctgcagggggactACACCTACACCCTGGGCCACCTGTACGACCCCGCCACCGCCTACCTGGGCGCCCCGGTCTTCTACGCACCACAGGCCTACGCGGCCATCCCCAACCTGCACTTCCCCGCCGCCAAGGGGCTCGGCGGCAGGAGCATCCTCCGGCCCCCCTCCGTCCGAG GGGCTGCGGGCGTCCGAGGCCTGGGAGGCCGCGGCTACCTGGCGTTCCCAGGCGTGGGGCGTGGATACCACCTCAAGGGAGACAAGAGGGGAGAGGAGAAGCTCTATGACctcctgccagggatggagctcacCCCCATGAACCACGTCACGCTGAAGCCCCAAGGGATCAAACTCGCCCCTCAG atCTTAGAAGAAATCTGCCAGAAAAACAACTGGGGACAGCCTGTGTACCAGCTCCACTCTGCCATTGGCCAGGATCAAAGACAGCTCTTCCTCTACAAAATCACCATCCCTGCCCTTGCCAGCCAGAACCCCACCAT ACACCCCTTCACACCGCCCAAGCTCAGCGCCTACATTGACGAGGCCAAGACCTACGCGGCAGAGTacaccctgcagaccctgggcatccCCGTGGAGGGGGCAGAGgtgcctcctgcagcaccagctttCCCAG gataCACCATTGCTAACGCAGCTGCCACTGTCACAGCCACTCAGCTCAAGCAAGCAGTGACATTGGGACAAGATTTGGCCACATATGCCACCTATGAAGCCTATCCTGCCTTTGCCGTCGCCGCACGGAGCGACGGCTACGGAGCCTTTTAA
- the A1CF gene encoding APOBEC1 complementation factor isoform X2 yields the protein MRMMMDFNGNNRGYAFVTFSNKQEAKNAIKTLNNYEIRNGRLLGVCASVDNCRLFVGGIPKTKKREEILAEMKKVTDGVVDVIVYPSAADKTKNRGFAFVEYESHRAAAMARRKLLPGRIQLWGHPIAVDWAEPEVEVDEDTMSSVKILYVRNLMLSTTEETIEKEFNSIKPGAVERVKKIRDYAFVHFNKREHAVEAMKALNGKVLDGSPIEVTLAKPVDKDSYVRYTRGTGGRAPVLQGDYTYTLGHLYDPATAYLGAPVFYAPQAYAAIPNLHFPAAKGLGGRSILRPPSVRGAAGVRGLGGRGYLAFPGVGRGYHLKGDKRGEEKLYDLLPGMELTPMNHVTLKPQGIKLAPQILEEICQKNNWGQPVYQLHSAIGQDQRQLFLYKITIPALASQNPTIHPFTPPKLSAYIDEAKTYAAEYTLQTLGIPVEGAEVPPAAPAFPGYTIANAAATVTATQLKQAVTLGQDLATYATYEAYPAFAVAARSDGYGAF from the exons atgaggatgatgatggacTTCAATGGCAACAACAGGGGCTACGCCTTTGTGACCTTCTCCAATAAACAGGAGGCCAAGAATGCTATAAAGACACTCAATAATTATGAAATCAG GAACGGGAGGCTCCTGGGCGTGTGTGCCAGCGTGGACAACTGCCGCCTGTTCGTGGGGGGCATCCCCAAAACCAAGAAGAGGGAGGAGATCCTGGCAGAGATGAAGAAGGTCACGGACGGCGTCGTGGACGTCATCGTCTACCCCAGCGCGGCCGATAAAACCAAAAACAGGGGCTTTGCCTTCGTGGAGTACGAGAGCCACCGGGCAgcagccatggccaggaggaAGCTGCTCCCAG GAAGGATCCAGCTGTGGGGACACCCCATTGCCGTGGACTGGGCAGAGCCAGAGGTGGAGGTGGATGAAGACACCATGTCCTCAGTGAAGATCCTCTACGTGAGGAACCTCATGCTCTCCACCACCGAGGAGACCATTGAGAAGGAGTTCAACAGCATCAAACCAG GTGCAGTGGAGAGAGTAAAGAAAATTAGAGACTACGCCTTTGTGCACTTTAATAAAAGAGAACACGCAGTGGAGGCCATGAAAGCCTTGAATGGGAAG GTGCTGGATGGCTCCCCCATCGAGGTGACCTTGGCCAAGCCGGTGGACAAGGACAGCTATGTGAGGTACACGCGTGGCACGGGTGGCAGGGccccggtgctgcagggggactACACCTACACCCTGGGCCACCTGTACGACCCCGCCACCGCCTACCTGGGCGCCCCGGTCTTCTACGCACCACAGGCCTACGCGGCCATCCCCAACCTGCACTTCCCCGCCGCCAAGGGGCTCGGCGGCAGGAGCATCCTCCGGCCCCCCTCCGTCCGAG GGGCTGCGGGCGTCCGAGGCCTGGGAGGCCGCGGCTACCTGGCGTTCCCAGGCGTGGGGCGTGGATACCACCTCAAGGGAGACAAGAGGGGAGAGGAGAAGCTCTATGACctcctgccagggatggagctcacCCCCATGAACCACGTCACGCTGAAGCCCCAAGGGATCAAACTCGCCCCTCAG atCTTAGAAGAAATCTGCCAGAAAAACAACTGGGGACAGCCTGTGTACCAGCTCCACTCTGCCATTGGCCAGGATCAAAGACAGCTCTTCCTCTACAAAATCACCATCCCTGCCCTTGCCAGCCAGAACCCCACCAT ACACCCCTTCACACCGCCCAAGCTCAGCGCCTACATTGACGAGGCCAAGACCTACGCGGCAGAGTacaccctgcagaccctgggcatccCCGTGGAGGGGGCAGAGgtgcctcctgcagcaccagctttCCCAG gataCACCATTGCTAACGCAGCTGCCACTGTCACAGCCACTCAGCTCAAGCAAGCAGTGACATTGGGACAAGATTTGGCCACATATGCCACCTATGAAGCCTATCCTGCCTTTGCCGTCGCCGCACGGAGCGACGGCTACGGAGCCTTTTAA